A region of Sugiyamaella lignohabitans strain CBS 10342 chromosome A, complete sequence DNA encodes the following proteins:
- the NMD5 gene encoding Nmd5p (Karyopherin; a carrier protein involved in nuclear import of proteins; importin beta homolog; GO_component: GO:0005737 - cytoplasm [Evidence IEA,IEA]; GO_component: GO:0005737 - cytoplasm [Evidence IDA] [PMID 22842922]; GO_component: GO:0005737 - cytoplasm [Evidence IDA] [PMID 9852143]; GO_component: GO:0016021 - integral component of membrane [Evidence ISM] [PMID 12192589]; GO_component: GO:0034399 - nuclear periphery [Evidence IDA] [PMID 22842922]; GO_component: GO:0005634 - nucleus [Evidence IEA,IEA]; GO_component: GO:0005634 - nucleus [Evidence IDA] [PMID 9852143]; GO_function: GO:0008536 - Ran GTPase binding [Evidence IEA]; GO_function: GO:0008565 - protein transporter activity [Evidence IMP] [PMID 9755161]; GO_function: GO:0008565 - protein transporter activity [Evidence IDA] [PMID 9852143]; GO_process: GO:0006886 - intracellular protein transport [Evidence IEA]; GO_process: GO:0006606 - protein import into nucleus [Evidence IMP,ISS] [PMID 9755161]; GO_process: GO:0015031 - protein transport [Evidence IEA]; GO_process: GO:0006810 - transport [Evidence IEA]), which translates to MDINALHNCFAATLDADINNRRRAELELKEANKAPGFINGCLDIVLEPQVSNGVKAAAAVYLKNRVSGHWMPYDKNATDKIDEGEKPVFRERIIPALIKVSPPIRPVLVSILNSIVSYDYPKQWPELLDVTLKLFQNNDVDSIRCGLTCLLEVARYYRWTSGESRVGLDGVIEIAFAGVLSVGNSLVNENNAAAGEMLRDVLKIYKMASYVSAEPHSLCFHSSDARLERSERSHGVWGGAPAARGRVPPPQKRLELELTLNSNNCP; encoded by the coding sequence ATGGATATTAACGCTTTACACAACTGCTTTGCTGCAACGTTAGATGCTGACATCAATAACCGTAGAAGAGCCGAGCTCGAATTGAAAGAGGCCAATAAGGCTCCAGGATTTATTAACGGATGTCTGGATATTGTTCTTGAGCCCCAAGTATCCAACGGTGttaaagcagcagctgctgtgTACCTGAAAAACAGAGTATCAGGCCATTGGATGCCATACGACAAGAATGCCACTGACAAAATTGACGAAGGAGAAAAGCCAGTGTTTAGAGAACGAATTATTCCTGCTTTGATCAAGGTTTCACCTCCTATTCGTCCAGTTCTTGTATCGATTCTCAATAGCATTGTTTCCTACGACTACCCTAAGCAATGGCCCGAATTGCTTGATGTAACATTGAAGCTTTTCCAAAACAACGATGTGGATTCTATCCGATGTGGACTGACGTGTCTTCTTGAAGTAGCACGATACTACCGATGGACTAGCGGCGAGTCGCGTGTAGGACTCGACGGTGTCATTGAAATTGCTTTTGCCGGAGTCCTCAGCGTTGGCAACTCGCTTGTAAACGAAAACAACGCCGCTGCAGGTGAAATGCTTCGTGATGTGCTGAAAATCTACAAAATGGCCAGCTATGTAAGTGCCGAACCTCACTCACTCTGCTTCCACTCCTccgacgctcgactcgagcgaagcgagaggagccacggggtctggggcggagccccagccgccagaggcagagTCCCCCCTCCACAAAAAAGACTTGAACTAGAACTAACATTAAACAGCAACAACTGCCCGTAG
- the NMD5 gene encoding Nmd5p (Karyopherin; a carrier protein involved in nuclear import of proteins; importin beta homolog; GO_component: GO:0005737 - cytoplasm [Evidence IEA,IEA]; GO_component: GO:0005737 - cytoplasm [Evidence IDA] [PMID 22842922]; GO_component: GO:0005737 - cytoplasm [Evidence IDA] [PMID 9852143]; GO_component: GO:0016021 - integral component of membrane [Evidence ISM] [PMID 12192589]; GO_component: GO:0034399 - nuclear periphery [Evidence IDA] [PMID 22842922]; GO_component: GO:0005634 - nucleus [Evidence IEA,IEA]; GO_component: GO:0005634 - nucleus [Evidence IDA] [PMID 9852143]; GO_function: GO:0008536 - Ran GTPase binding [Evidence IEA]; GO_function: GO:0008565 - protein transporter activity [Evidence IMP] [PMID 9755161]; GO_function: GO:0008565 - protein transporter activity [Evidence IDA] [PMID 9852143]; GO_process: GO:0006886 - intracellular protein transport [Evidence IEA]; GO_process: GO:0006606 - protein import into nucleus [Evidence IMP,ISS] [PMID 9755161]; GO_process: GO:0015031 - protein transport [Evidence IEA]; GO_process: GO:0006810 - transport [Evidence IEA]), with product MFLDNFAPEILKAYFEQIQLWIEKRTWLGRASLYNILSFFEECVGIKSTWLLLKPHSEVLISHVVFPLLCPSDADLETFEEEPEEYIHERIDIFEESPTADVAATNFLLKLVRKRRKTVFTPTLQFIQTVVASHIANQGDLELSRKKEGALRMLGAISYIVLSKQSPIVDQMESFLVQYVFPDFHSAYGFLRARACEFLNRYADTAFSNEENVSVAYQSVLKCMTDEHLPVQVEAALALQPMIRHENVRAALSTRIPEVMQLLLDLANKIDIDALSGVMEEFVEVFSEQLTPFSVQLATQLRDQFMRIAGELLEKYNAGPEDVSNLDDVASEEKTMAALGILNTLTSLLLALDNASDIVLKLEDVFMPIFAAVLGNELSEFYNEIWSLAENITFTIKTISPNMWQVYKLVHKSLRDFGFDYIEDALPCLSNYIQYGAEALVADGENLGLMYEVIEQVMVDTESLGATDRTVACNLTIRLLTAVRGQIDAYVPRFLELVVSRLQSNEPALKNIAYKVHLLEVVIASLYYNAQATLVFLESKGFTQGFFTLWFESMESFSRVQDKKVSILALLAIFALPDEQIPAAIHGNLSQLSKGLVSIVATLPAAVENKEKLAKEYDSIDAYDDFSDGAYEDEEWGGDDDELAQGHEDADGNVDDVEDAEYVSYLESELAAKHDDSDFFEKGNELEEELFEETPLDPVNAYVAFRDTLLALNQNNQPRYQLLTNEYNEQDKAVVDKTFELASRTENKLNQQPKH from the coding sequence ATGTTTTTGGACAATTTCGCTCCCGAGATTCTCAAGGCGTATTTTGAACAAATCCAGCTGTGGATCGAGAAACGTACTTGGCTTGGAAGAGCGTCGCTCTATAATATTCTGTCTTTCTTTGAAGAGTGTGTTGGTATTAAGAGCACGTGGTTGCTTCTCAAACCGCATTCCGAGGTGCTGATTTCCCACGTCGTGTTCCCATTATTGTGTCCTAGTGACGCTGATTTAGAGACTTTCGAGGAGGAGCCTGAGGAGTACATTCACGAGCGCATTGACATTTTTGAGGAGTCACCTACAGCCGATGTGGCCGCCACTAATTTCTTGCTGAAATTGGTGCGAAAGAGACGGAAGACAGTTTTCACGCCTACCCTGCAGTTTATTCAAACAGTGGTTGCAAGCCATATTGCCAACCAGGGAGATTTGGAGCTCAGTCGTAAGAAGGAGGGTGCTCTGAGGATGCTCGGAGCCATCTCGTATATTGTGTTGAGCAAACAGAGTCCTATTGTTGATCAAATGGAGTCTTTCTTGGTGCAGTATGTGTTCCCAGATTTCCACAGTGCTTATGGATTCTTACGAGCCCGTGCTTGCGAGTTCCTCAACAGATATGCTGATACTGCATTTTCCAACGAGGAGAATGTGTCGGTCGCTTACCAGAGTGTTTTGAAGTGCATGACTGACGAGCATTTGCCAGTCCAAGTAGAGGCAGCTCTGGCATTACAGCCTATGATCCGTCATGAGAACGTGCGTGCTGCGTTGTCGACTCGAATTCCAGAAGTCATGCAACTTCTGCTCGATTTGGCTAATAAAATCGATATTGATGCATTGTCGGGAGTCATGGAGGAGTTTGTCGAGGTGTTTTCTGAACAACTAACGCCGTTTTCCGTTCAACTGGCTACTCAATTGAGAGATCAGTTCATGAGAATTGCCGGTGAATTGCTTGAAAAGTACAATGCTGGTCCTGAGGATGTCAGTAACCTCGACGATGTGGCCAGTGAGGAAAAGACCATGGCTGCTTTGGGTATCCTCAATACCCTGACCAGTCTTTTGCTGGCTCTTGACAATGCCAGTGACATTGTTCTGAAACTCGAGGACGTTTTTATGCCTATTTTTGCTGCAGTTCTCGGTAATGAACTGTCAGAATTCTACAATGAGATCTGGAGTTTGGCTGAAAACATTACTTTCACAATCAAGACCATTTCTCCCAACATGTGGCAGGTTTACAAGCTTGTTCACAAGTCACTGCGTGATTTCGGTTTTGATTATATTGAAGACGCTCTGCCCTGTTTGAGCAACTACATTCAGTACGGAGCTGAGGCACTGGTTGCCGATGGCGAGAACTTGGGTCTTATGTATGAAGTTATCGAGCAAGTCATGGTCGACACCGAGTCGCTTGGAGCTACCGATCGTACTGTTGCTTGTAACCTGACTATTCGACTTCTGACGGCTGTCAGAGGACAGATTGATGCATATGTTCCTCGATTCCtggagttggtggtgtCCCGTTTACAATCCAACGAGCCCGCATTAAAGAACATTGCTTATAAGGTGCATTTGCTGGAGGTTGTGATTGCATCTTTGTACTATAATGCCCAAGCAACACTTGTATTCCTCGAGTCCAAGGGATTTACCCAAGGTTTTTTCACCCTGTGGTTTGAAAGTATGGAGAGTTTCTCGCGTGTCCAGGACAAGAAGGTGTCGATTCTAGCTCTGTTGGCGATTTTCGCTCTTCCTGATGAGCAAATTCCCGCTGCTATTCATGGCAACCTGTCTCAGTTGAGTAAAGGACTCGTTAGCATTGTCGCCAcgttaccagcagctgTGGAAAATAAAGAGAAACTTGCTAAGGAATATGATTCCATAGACGCATATGATGATTTCTCTGACGGTGCATATGAGGACGAAGAGTGGGGTGGtgacgacgacgagctTGCACAGGGTCATGAGGATGCCGATGGTAATGTTGACGATGTCGAGGATGCTGAATATGTCAGCTACCTTGAATCTGAACTCGCTGCTAAACACGATGACTCGGATTTCTTTGAAAAGGGCAACGAGCTGGAAGAGGAGCTGTTTGAAGAAACCCCTCTTGATCCCGTAAACGCATATGTCGCATTCCGCGACACTCTTTTGGCACTCAACCAGAACAACCAACCACGCTACCAACTGCTCACCAACGAATACAACGAGCAAGAcaaggctgttgttgacaagaCCTTTGAACTTGCCAGCAGAACTGAGAACAAGCTCAACCAGCAACCCAAACATTAG
- the NCB2 gene encoding Ncb2p (Subunit of a heterodimeric NC2 transcription regulator complex; complex binds to TBP and can repress transcription by preventing preinitiation complex assembly or stimulate activated transcription; homologous to human NC2beta; complex also includes Bur6p; GO_component: GO:0005622 - intracellular [Evidence IEA]; GO_component: GO:0017054 - negative cofactor 2 complex [Evidence IDA] [PMID 8948634]; GO_component: GO:0017054 - negative cofactor 2 complex [Evidence IPI] [PMID 9023340]; GO_component: GO:0005634 - nucleus [Evidence IEA,IEA]; GO_component: GO:0005634 - nucleus [Evidence IDA] [PMID 21976730]; GO_function: GO:0001132 - TBP-class protein binding RNA polymerase II transcription factor activity [Evidence IDA] [PMID 8948634]; GO_function: GO:0001132 - TBP-class protein binding RNA polymerase II transcription factor activity [Evidence IPI] [PMID 9096360]; GO_function: GO:0001129 - TBP-class protein binding RNA polymerase II transcription factor activity involved in preinitiation complex assembly [Evidence IMP] [PMID 18048413]; GO_function: GO:0003682 - chromatin binding [Evidence IDA] [PMID 18703679]; GO_function: GO:0001047 - core promoter binding [Evidence IDA] [PMID 18703679]; GO_function: GO:0046982 - protein heterodimerization activity [Evidence IEA]; GO_function: GO:0043565 - sequence-specific DNA binding [Evidence IEA]; GO_function: GO:0003713 - transcription coactivator activity [Evidence IDA] [PMID 8948634]; GO_function: GO:0003714 - transcription corepressor activity [Evidence IGI,IMP] [PMID 10713169]; GO_function: GO:0003714 - transcription corepressor activity [Evidence IDA,IMP] [PMID 9023340]; GO_process: GO:0051123 - RNA polymerase II transcriptional preinitiation complex assembly [Evidence IMP] [PMID 18048413]; GO_process: GO:1900446 - negative regulation of tRNA transcription from RNA polymerase III promoter [Evidence IMP] [PMID 9023340]; GO_process: GO:0000122 - negative regulation of transcription from RNA polymerase II promoter [Evidence IGI,IMP] [PMID 10713169]; GO_process: GO:0000122 - negative regulation of transcription from RNA polymerase II promoter [Evidence IDA] [PMID 8948634]; GO_process: GO:0000122 - negative regulation of transcription from RNA polymerase II promoter [Evidence IDA,IMP] [PMID 9023340]; GO_process: GO:0000122 - negative regulation of transcription from RNA polymerase II promoter [Evidence IDA] [PMID 9096360]; GO_process: GO:0045944 - positive regulation of transcription from RNA polymerase II promoter [Evidence IDA] [PMID 8948634]; GO_process: GO:0061408 - positive regulation of transcription from RNA polymerase II promoter in response to heat stress [Evidence IMP] [PMID 18048413]; GO_process: GO:0045898 - regulation of RNA polymerase II transcriptional preinitiation complex assembly [Evidence IMP] [PMID 21976730]; GO_process: GO:0006355 - regulation of transcription, DNA-templated [Evidence IEA]; GO_process: GO:0006351 - transcription, DNA-templated [Evidence IEA]): MSDRDAGDDLSLPKATVQKIVSEIIPPDLVFSRDTRDALIECCVEFIMILSNVSNEIAEKESKKTIASEHVIKALETLGFYDYIQPIQDVIQEHKESQKVRDRKVGKLESSGRSEEELLREQELLFAKSRSRLNSAATNNAAQAAAATAKVEPE, encoded by the coding sequence ATGTCGGACAGGGACGCCGGAGATGATCTCAGCCTGCCAAAGGCTACAGTACAAAAAATAGTGTCAGAAATTATCCCACCGGACCTTGTTTTCTCACGCGATACACGAGATGCTCTTATAGAGTGCTGTGTGGAGTTTATTATGATTCTATCCAACGTGTCAAACGAGATTGCTGAGAAGGAGTCGAAGAAAACAATTGCATCCGAACATGTGATCAAGGCACTAGAAACGTTAGGGTTCTACGATTATATCCAACCCATCCAGGACGTGATCCAAGAACACAAAGAGTCTCAGAAAGTACGTGACCGCAAGGTCGGCAAATTAGAATCGTCTGGCAgatcagaagaagaacttctACGAGAACAAGAGCTGCTATTCGCCAAGTCGCGGTCACGACTGAATAGCGCTGCCACCAACAACGCGGCccaagcagcagctgccactgctaaAGTCGAGCCTGAATAA
- the UTP5 gene encoding Utp5p (Subunit of U3-containing Small Subunit (SSU) processome complex; involved in production of 18S rRNA and assembly of small ribosomal subunit; GO_component: GO:0005730 - nucleolus [Evidence IEA]; GO_component: GO:0005730 - nucleolus [Evidence IDA] [PMID 12068309]; GO_component: GO:0005634 - nucleus [Evidence IEA]; GO_component: GO:0033553 - rDNA heterochromatin [Evidence IDA] [PMID 15489292]; GO_component: GO:0030529 - ribonucleoprotein complex [Evidence IEA]; GO_component: GO:0032040 - small-subunit processome [Evidence IDA] [PMID 12068309]; GO_component: GO:0034455 - t-UTP complex [Evidence IDA] [PMID 17515605]; GO_function: GO:0003674 - molecular_function [Evidence ND]; GO_process: GO:0000462 - maturation of SSU-rRNA from tricistronic rRNA transcript (SSU-rRNA, 5.8S rRNA, LSU-rRNA) [Evidence IMP] [PMID 12068309]; GO_process: GO:0045943 - positive regulation of transcription from RNA polymerase I promoter [Evidence IMP] [PMID 15489292]; GO_process: GO:0006364 - rRNA processing [Evidence IEA]; GO_process: GO:0042254 - ribosome biogenesis [Evidence IEA]; GO_process: GO:0006351 - transcription, DNA-templated [Evidence IEA]), with amino-acid sequence MTSESLQVVASSFDQSGQILASVIPSLDIHKLRIHNVSASSNEGSQISEHSFDRGVTVQCLKWISLSKNQPKKKRKRVSGVDNSTNSLEDSLVALGTNNGSILLFSPATGSVVNTLTGGHSLPITGLSTSSTLLLSCDSNGTICEWNINKKSLLRTFTSSEPDVNLVYPGPEDQQLLLASTNVFLVDLASSAASKLPKSAIIKTFPGFVHPVSDVLFPSSNQELFLCSSKNERNISVLSLSGNKPSSILVSQSDVESISLNEDDSALAAINDDGLVEIFTSPLDATNAVAAAGNNSRRSRGKSLTNSTKSSIQIKITRPAPSKELVKVSQVVFHDDHITLNWLENASVPVFEQVRWKDEDGKPLSGLIEITRARRVPGLDDITGKSARGNDKAAPTTYNEATAVVTSGKDVHNLESDKEGDENDDDDEDDDDEETLADRLDALNTTSSDSKLNGSAKSATKSIPKAEFATPGSFAVILNQALRTNDRALLESCLVNRDETMVKVSVQRLDSSLAVTFLERLAEKLARSPSRAGQLNIWIKWVMISHGGYLVTLPNLLKTLSSLHSTVSERVTTLPRLLALQGRLELLNSQMEIRRDLLAESRRAEEDDNEEEDEAAVEYVEEGTYIMNGEEDFDDNDDDEDADDDDEDLVDDISAFTNGTAQDDFEEDIIMGDDDEGYSDLEAVETMAGDDDEDDDEDDEDEIEQLVSKPKKPNGRARR; translated from the coding sequence ATGACTTCAGAATCATTGCAAGTGGTGGCTTCGTCTTTTGACCAATCGGGCCAGATCCTGGCTTCAGTTATCCCTTCTTTGGACATTCATAAGTTAAGAATTCACAACGTGTCTGCTAGTTCTAACGAGGGATCTCAAATCTCCGAGCACTCGTTTGATAGAGGCGTCACTGTTCAGTGTTTAAAGTGGATCTCGCTATCGAAAAACCAAccgaaaaagaagagaaagagagtTTCGGGTGTTGATAACTCGACTAACAGCCTTGAGGACTCGTTGGTTGCTCTTGGTACAAACAATGGatctattttattattttctccTGCTACTGGCTCGGTGGTCAATACACTGACTGGCGGCCACTCTTTACCAATAACCGGTCTTTCTACCTCGAGCACACTGCTTTTGTCGTGTGACTCTAACGGAACCATCTGTGAATGgaatatcaacaaaaaatcTCTTTTGAGAACGTTTACTTCATCTGAACCTGATGTGAACTTGGTATATCCTGGTCCTGAAGACCAGCAACTGCTATTAGCGTCTACAAATGTTTTCCTGGTCGACCTGGCCAGCTCGGCCGCTTCAAAACTGCCTAAATCAGCTATTATTAAGACATTCCCAGGTTTCGTTCATCCAGTTTCCGATGTTCTATTTCCCAGCTCGAACCAGGAACTGTTCCTGTGCTCATCTAAGAACGAGCGTAACATTAGtgttctttctctttctggcAACAAACCTAGTAGCATTCTTGTGTCACAATCGGATGTGGAATCCATTTCCCTTAACGAAGATGACAGTGCATTGGCTGCTATCAATGACGATGGTCTGGTCGAGATTTTCACTAGCCCATTAGACGCTACTAAtgccgttgctgctgctggtaataACAGTAGACGCAGTAGAGGCAAGTCTTTAACCaactcaacaaaatcatcGATTCAAATTAAGATTACTCGACCAGCCCCTTCAAAAGAGCTTGTCAAGGTGAGTCAAGTTGTTTTCCACGACGATCATATCACTCTCAACTGGCTTGAAAATGCTTCGGTACCAGTTTTCGAGCAAGTTCGTTGGAAAGACGAGGATGGCAAGCCTTTGTCAGGACTTATTGAGATTACTAGAGCCAGAAGAGTTCCGGGTCTGGACGATATTACCGGTAAATCTGCTAGAGGTAATGATAAAGCTGCTCCTACTACTTATAATGAAGCGACTGCCGTTGTTACCAGTGGAAAGGACGTTCACAATCTTGAAAGTGATAAAGAAGGAGATGAaaatgacgatgatgatgaggatgacgatgatgaggaaaCTCTGGCTGATAGATTAGATGCCCTGAATACCACCTCCAGCGACTCGAAACTGAACGGATCGGCCAAGTCTGCCACCAAGTCAATTCCCAAGGCCGAGTTTGCTACTCCTGGTTCATTCGCAGTTATTCTTAATCAAGCCCTGAGAACCAACGACAGAGCGCTCTTAGAATCGTGTCTTGTGAACCGTGACGAGACCATGGTCAAAGTTTCTGTTCAAAGACTCGACTCTTCGCTCGCAGTTACTTTCTTAGAAAGACTTGCTGAGAAGCTTGCTCGTTCACCCTCTCGTGCTGGTCAATTGAATATTTGGATTAAATGGGTCATGATTTCTCATGGTGGTTATCTCGTCACACTTCCCAATCTACTCAAGACACTGTCGTCACTTCACTCTACAGTTTCAGAACGTGTTACCACACTTCCTCGACTACTTGCACTTCAAGGACGTCTGGAGCTTCTAAACTCACAAATGGAAATCCGACGCGACTTGCTTGCTGAATCAAGAAGAGCCGAGGAGGACgataatgaagaagaagacgaggctGCTGTCGAATACGTTGAAGAAGGTACATATATCATGAACGGGGAAGAAGACTTTGACGAcaatgatgacgacgaagacgccgatgacgacgatgaagaccTTGTCGACGACATCTCTGCTTTCACTAACGGCACTGCTCAAGACGACTTCGAAGAGGACATTATCATGGGAGACGATGACGAGGGTTACAGTGACCTTGAGGCTGTCGAAACCATGGCtggagacgacgacgaggacgacgacgaagacgacgaagacgagaTCGAGCAGCTCGTGTCGAAACCCAAAAAACCAAACGGACGGGCCAGACGCTAA